In the genome of Meiothermus sp. QL-1, one region contains:
- a CDS encoding RidA family protein, whose product MSLKPVQTPKAPPAIGPYSQAIVAGGMVFCSGQIPLNPAGELVAGDVEAQTRQVMQNLTAVLEAAGTSWAKVVQTTCYLADMNDFPAFNRVYAEYVQEPYPARATVQVARLPRDVRVEVACIALL is encoded by the coding sequence CCTGAAACCGGTACAAACCCCTAAAGCGCCCCCGGCTATCGGCCCTTACAGCCAGGCCATCGTGGCCGGGGGCATGGTGTTCTGCTCGGGCCAGATTCCCCTCAACCCCGCAGGCGAGCTGGTTGCCGGCGATGTAGAGGCCCAAACCCGCCAGGTGATGCAGAACCTCACGGCGGTCCTGGAGGCCGCTGGCACCTCCTGGGCCAAGGTGGTGCAGACCACCTGCTACCTGGCCGACATGAACGACTTCCCCGCCTTCAACCGGGTCTACGCCGAGTACGTGCAGGAGCCCTACCCGGCCCGGGCCACCGTGCAGGTGGCCCGCTTACCGCGCGATGTGAGGGTCGAGGTGGCCTGCATCGCCCTGCTATGA